The following are encoded in a window of Syngnathus scovelli strain Florida chromosome 4, RoL_Ssco_1.2, whole genome shotgun sequence genomic DNA:
- the ap1g1 gene encoding AP-1 complex subunit gamma-1 isoform X1, with the protein MPAPIRLRELIRTIRTARTQAEEREMIQKECAAIRSSFREEDNTYRCRNVAKLLYMHMLGYPAHFGQLECLKLIASQKFTDKRIGYLGAMLLLDERQDVHLLMTNCIKNDLNHSTQYVQGLALCTLGCMGSSEMCRDLAGEVEKLLKTSNSYLRKKAALCAVHVIRKVPELMEMFLPATKNLLSEKNHGVLHTSVVLLTEMCERSPDMLSHFRKLVPQLVRILKNLIMSGYSPEHDVSGISDPFLQVRILRLLRILGRSDDDSSEAMNDILAQVATNTETSKNVGNAILYETVLTIMDIKSESGLRVLAINILGRFLLNNDKNIRYVALTSLLKTVQTDHNAVQRHRSTIVDCLKDLDVSIKRRAMELSFALVNGNNIRGMMKELLYFLDSCDPEFKADCASGVFLAAEKYAPSKRWHIDTIMRVLTTAGSYVRDDSVPNLIQLITNSVEMHAYTVQRLYKALLDDISQQPLVQVASWCIGEYGDLLVSGQCEEEEPIQVTEDEVLDVLEGLLVSNLSTPVTRGYSLTAIMKLSTRFSGVNRIKKVVSIYGSSIDVELQQRAVEYNALFKKYDHMRPALLERMPIMEKTATNGPTEIVQTNGETEPSVGDSKHPPLVSQPANQANDLLDLLGGNDVVPVIHTAVPPKPTSSGGELLDLLGDISLSGAPAPAPAPSVPTSQPPFLLDGLSSQPLFNDIAAAGIPPMTAYNKNGLKIEFTFERANPNPNVAIITIHASNSTEADMTDFVFQAAVPKTFQLQLLSPSSNVVQALNQGTVTQIIRVLNPQKQQLRMRIKLTYNHKGSPVQDLAEVNNFPPQSWQ; encoded by the exons ATGCCAGCTCCGATCAGATTGCGGGAGCTGATCCGGACTATCCGGACAGCGCGGACCCAGGCAGAGGAGCGCGAAATGATCCAGAAAGAGTGTGCTGCTATCCGCTCATCTTTCAGAGAAGAGGACAATACATATCGTTGCAGAAATGTGGCCAAGCTCCTTTATATGCACATGTTGGGCTACCCGGCGCACTTTGGGCAG CTTGAGTGCCTGAAGCTGATCGCATCGCAGAAGTTTACTGACAAGCGAATAGGTTATCTGGGAGCTATGCTGTTGTTGGACGAGAGGCAGGACGTGCATCTATTAATGACAAATTGCATTAAAAA TGACTTGAATCACAGCACACAGTACGTCCAAGGGCTGGCCTTGTGCACTTTGGGCTGCATGGGCTCCTCAGAAATGTGCCGTGACCTAGCGGGAGAGGTGGAGAAGCTGCTCAAAACATCCAACTCTTACTTGAGGAAAAAG GCGGCGCTGTGTGCGGTTCACGTCATCAGAAAGGTTCCTGAACTCATGGAAATGTTCCTTCCAGCCACAAAAAACCTGCTGAGCGAGAAGAACCATG GTGTTCTCCATACATCTGTTGTCCTCCTAACTGAGATGTGTGAAAGAAGTCCTGACATGCTGTCTCACTTCAGAAAG CTGGTTCCACAACTGGTGAGAATTCTGAAGAACCTAATAATGTCTGGATACTCGCCTGAGCATGATGTGTCGGGCATAAGCGATCCTTTTCTGCAG gTGAGGATATTGAGACTACTGCGAATTCTAGGCAGGAGCGACGACGACTCCAGTGAAGCAATGAATGACATTCTTGCACAG GTTGCAACAAACACTGAGACAAGTAAAAACGTGGGCAATGCAATCTTGTACGAGACTGTGCTGACCATCATGGACATCAAGTCCGAAAGTGGACTGAGG GTTTTGGCAATTAATATATTAGGTCGATTCCTCCTTAATAATGACAAAAATATAAG ATATGTGGCATTGACATCTCTACTAAAGACGGTACAGACTGACCACAATGCAGTGCAGAGGCATCGGAGTACCATTGTGGATTGTTTAAAAGACCTTGACGTGTCCATCAAGAG ACGTGCAATGGAACTGAGCTTTGCCCTGGTGAACGGCAACAACATTAGAGGCATGATGAAAGAGCTGCTCTACTTCCTGGACTCGTGCGATCCAGAATTTAAAGCAGACTGTGCATCGGGAGTCTTTCTAGCAGCAGAAAA GTATGCCCCTTCAAAAAGATGGCACATCGACACTATAATGAGAGTTCTGACCACA GCAGGCAGTTATGTCCGCGACGACTCCGTGCCCAACCTTATTCAGCTCATCACAAACAGTGTTGAGATGCATGCATATACAGTACAGAGACTCTACAAAGCTCTTCTGGATGACATCTCACAG CAACCTCTTGTCCAAGTGGCATCCTGGTGCATAGGAGAGTATGGGGACCTATTGGTTTCTGGTCAGTGTGAAGAAGAGGAACCCATTCAG GTGACTGAAGATGAAGTTCTGGATGTGCTGGAAGGGCTTCTAGTATCCAATCTGTCCACTCCTGTGACTCGAGGTTATTCTCTTACCGCCATCATGAAGCTGTCTACTCGCTTCAGCGGTGTCAA CcggatcaagaaggtggtttcGATATACGGCAGTAGCATTGACGTCGAGCTGCAACAGAGAGCAGTGGAGTACAACGCACTTTTCAAGAAATACGACCACATGAG GCCAGCTCTCCTCGAGCGAATGCCCATTATGGAGAAAACAGCCACTAATGGCCCCACCGAGATTGTGCAGACCAACGGAGAGACGGAACCCTCTGTTGGCGACTCAAAACATCCACCCCTTGTCAGTCAGCCAGCCAACCAG GCAAATGATTTATTAGACCTGCTGGGTGGTAATGATGTGGTGCCAGTCATCCATACCGCAGTGCCACCCAAACCTACGTCGTCGGGAGGAGAGCTGCTGGACCTGCTGGGTGACATCTCGCTAAGTG GCGCTCCAGCCCCTGCTCCTGCTCCCTCTGTTCCTACCTCCCAACCCCCTTTTCTCCTGGATGGCCTTTCCTCCCAGCCCCTCTTTAATGACATTGCAGCTGCAG GTATTCCTCCTATGACGGCCTACAACAAGAACGGCCTGAAAATAGAATTCACCTTTGAGAGAgcaaaccccaaccccaacgtcGCCATCATCACCATCCACGCTTCCAACTCCACAGAGGCAGACATGACAGACTTTGTTTTTCAGGCTGCAGTACCAAAG acatTCCAGCTGCAGCTTCTGTCCCCCAGCAGTAATGTCGTCCAAGCGCTCAACCAGGGAACCGTCACACAAATCATCAGAGTCCTCAACCCACAGAAA CAACAACTGCGAATGAGGATCAAGCTGACGTACAACCACAAAGGCTCTCCGGTGCAAGACCTGGCTGAAGTCAATAACTTCCCCCCTCAGTCGTGGCAGTGA
- the ap1g1 gene encoding AP-1 complex subunit gamma-1 isoform X2, with amino-acid sequence MPAPIRLRELIRTIRTARTQAEEREMIQKECAAIRSSFREEDNTYRCRNVAKLLYMHMLGYPAHFGQLECLKLIASQKFTDKRIGYLGAMLLLDERQDVHLLMTNCIKNDLNHSTQYVQGLALCTLGCMGSSEMCRDLAGEVEKLLKTSNSYLRKKAALCAVHVIRKVPELMEMFLPATKNLLSEKNHGVLHTSVVLLTEMCERSPDMLSHFRKLVPQLVRILKNLIMSGYSPEHDVSGISDPFLQVRILRLLRILGRSDDDSSEAMNDILAQVATNTETSKNVGNAILYETVLTIMDIKSESGLRVLAINILGRFLLNNDKNIRYVALTSLLKTVQTDHNAVQRHRSTIVDCLKDLDVSIKRRAMELSFALVNGNNIRGMMKELLYFLDSCDPEFKADCASGVFLAAEKYAPSKRWHIDTIMRVLTTAGSYVRDDSVPNLIQLITNSVEMHAYTVQRLYKALLDDISQQPLVQVASWCIGEYGDLLVSGQCEEEEPIQVTEDEVLDVLEGLLVSNLSTPVTRGYSLTAIMKLSTRFSGVNRIKKVVSIYGSSIDVELQQRAVEYNALFKKYDHMRPALLERMPIMEKTATNGPTEIVQTNGETEPSVGDSKHPPLVSQPANQANDLLDLLGGNDVVPVIHTAVPPKPTSSGGELLDLLGDISLSGIPPMTAYNKNGLKIEFTFERANPNPNVAIITIHASNSTEADMTDFVFQAAVPKTFQLQLLSPSSNVVQALNQGTVTQIIRVLNPQKQQLRMRIKLTYNHKGSPVQDLAEVNNFPPQSWQ; translated from the exons ATGCCAGCTCCGATCAGATTGCGGGAGCTGATCCGGACTATCCGGACAGCGCGGACCCAGGCAGAGGAGCGCGAAATGATCCAGAAAGAGTGTGCTGCTATCCGCTCATCTTTCAGAGAAGAGGACAATACATATCGTTGCAGAAATGTGGCCAAGCTCCTTTATATGCACATGTTGGGCTACCCGGCGCACTTTGGGCAG CTTGAGTGCCTGAAGCTGATCGCATCGCAGAAGTTTACTGACAAGCGAATAGGTTATCTGGGAGCTATGCTGTTGTTGGACGAGAGGCAGGACGTGCATCTATTAATGACAAATTGCATTAAAAA TGACTTGAATCACAGCACACAGTACGTCCAAGGGCTGGCCTTGTGCACTTTGGGCTGCATGGGCTCCTCAGAAATGTGCCGTGACCTAGCGGGAGAGGTGGAGAAGCTGCTCAAAACATCCAACTCTTACTTGAGGAAAAAG GCGGCGCTGTGTGCGGTTCACGTCATCAGAAAGGTTCCTGAACTCATGGAAATGTTCCTTCCAGCCACAAAAAACCTGCTGAGCGAGAAGAACCATG GTGTTCTCCATACATCTGTTGTCCTCCTAACTGAGATGTGTGAAAGAAGTCCTGACATGCTGTCTCACTTCAGAAAG CTGGTTCCACAACTGGTGAGAATTCTGAAGAACCTAATAATGTCTGGATACTCGCCTGAGCATGATGTGTCGGGCATAAGCGATCCTTTTCTGCAG gTGAGGATATTGAGACTACTGCGAATTCTAGGCAGGAGCGACGACGACTCCAGTGAAGCAATGAATGACATTCTTGCACAG GTTGCAACAAACACTGAGACAAGTAAAAACGTGGGCAATGCAATCTTGTACGAGACTGTGCTGACCATCATGGACATCAAGTCCGAAAGTGGACTGAGG GTTTTGGCAATTAATATATTAGGTCGATTCCTCCTTAATAATGACAAAAATATAAG ATATGTGGCATTGACATCTCTACTAAAGACGGTACAGACTGACCACAATGCAGTGCAGAGGCATCGGAGTACCATTGTGGATTGTTTAAAAGACCTTGACGTGTCCATCAAGAG ACGTGCAATGGAACTGAGCTTTGCCCTGGTGAACGGCAACAACATTAGAGGCATGATGAAAGAGCTGCTCTACTTCCTGGACTCGTGCGATCCAGAATTTAAAGCAGACTGTGCATCGGGAGTCTTTCTAGCAGCAGAAAA GTATGCCCCTTCAAAAAGATGGCACATCGACACTATAATGAGAGTTCTGACCACA GCAGGCAGTTATGTCCGCGACGACTCCGTGCCCAACCTTATTCAGCTCATCACAAACAGTGTTGAGATGCATGCATATACAGTACAGAGACTCTACAAAGCTCTTCTGGATGACATCTCACAG CAACCTCTTGTCCAAGTGGCATCCTGGTGCATAGGAGAGTATGGGGACCTATTGGTTTCTGGTCAGTGTGAAGAAGAGGAACCCATTCAG GTGACTGAAGATGAAGTTCTGGATGTGCTGGAAGGGCTTCTAGTATCCAATCTGTCCACTCCTGTGACTCGAGGTTATTCTCTTACCGCCATCATGAAGCTGTCTACTCGCTTCAGCGGTGTCAA CcggatcaagaaggtggtttcGATATACGGCAGTAGCATTGACGTCGAGCTGCAACAGAGAGCAGTGGAGTACAACGCACTTTTCAAGAAATACGACCACATGAG GCCAGCTCTCCTCGAGCGAATGCCCATTATGGAGAAAACAGCCACTAATGGCCCCACCGAGATTGTGCAGACCAACGGAGAGACGGAACCCTCTGTTGGCGACTCAAAACATCCACCCCTTGTCAGTCAGCCAGCCAACCAG GCAAATGATTTATTAGACCTGCTGGGTGGTAATGATGTGGTGCCAGTCATCCATACCGCAGTGCCACCCAAACCTACGTCGTCGGGAGGAGAGCTGCTGGACCTGCTGGGTGACATCTCGCTAAGTG GTATTCCTCCTATGACGGCCTACAACAAGAACGGCCTGAAAATAGAATTCACCTTTGAGAGAgcaaaccccaaccccaacgtcGCCATCATCACCATCCACGCTTCCAACTCCACAGAGGCAGACATGACAGACTTTGTTTTTCAGGCTGCAGTACCAAAG acatTCCAGCTGCAGCTTCTGTCCCCCAGCAGTAATGTCGTCCAAGCGCTCAACCAGGGAACCGTCACACAAATCATCAGAGTCCTCAACCCACAGAAA CAACAACTGCGAATGAGGATCAAGCTGACGTACAACCACAAAGGCTCTCCGGTGCAAGACCTGGCTGAAGTCAATAACTTCCCCCCTCAGTCGTGGCAGTGA